CGACCAGGTCGAAGCGCGCGCCGGCCTTCAGCGACACCTTGCCGGTGGCGAAGCGCTCGATGCGGATCTTCGGACCCGGCAGGTCGGCGAGGATGCCAACTTCGCTGCCCACGCGCTGCGCGGCGGCGCGCACTTCGGCGGCGCGCTTGGCCTGGCCGGAGGGGTCGCCATGCGAGAAATTCAGGCGCACGACGTTGACGCCGGCGCGGAACAGGTCCTCGAGCACGCCAGGTGGATCTGTCGCCGGGCCGAGGGTGGCGAGGATCTTGGTGCGGCGCTGGCGTTCGATCATGACATCATTCCCTGGAAAAGCCGTTAAAACTAGCACAAGCACCGCTTCGGCAGGATGGCGAATCGGCATAGCGCCCTGCGGATTCATGCATGTCTTGCGGACAGTGCGGGACAGTATGCGGACTCGACATTGCCGTTGCGCGACGCCCAGCGACGCGGCGCCATGCCGGAAAGCGTGCCCTTACCACGCTGTGCCACTGCCGGATTGCCACGCGAAGCCGACACCGCTGGCCACTGCCAGGCCTGCGCGAACAGCACGCGCAGACCAGTCATCGTCCGTAGACGGACGACCGGTAGCGCAACCGCTTTTCCGAGTCCCGAGTCCCGAATCCCGAGTCCCCGGGCCCGAACCATCAGCCAACCAACGCCAGCAACTGCCCCGGAACCTGCGCCAACGCACTGGCACCGGCCTGGCGCAGTTCCGCTTCGTCGCCGAAGCCCCACAGCACGCCGACGCTGCGCATGCCGTGGTGGTTGGCGCCTTCGATGTCCATGCGCCGGTCGCCGATCATTACGCACTGCGCCGGCTGCAATGCCAGCCGCCGCAGCGCCTCGGCGATCAGGTCCGGCTTGAAGCGGCGCTGGCCGTCGTCGCTGGCGCCGACGACCTCCTCGAAATGCGCGGCGAACGGCAGCGTCTCGACGATCCGCCGGGCGAAACGTTCGTTCTTCGACGTCACCACCGCCATGCGGTGGCCGGCCGCGGCCAATGCCTCGACCGCCGCGCCGATCTCCGGGAACACCGTGTGCTCGCGCCAGCCGCGCTCGTCGTAACGCTGCCGGTACAGCGCCAGCGCCTGCTCGACCAGCGCCGGATCGTCGAAATGTGCGTGGAAGCTGTCGCGCAACGGCGGGCCGATCCAGGCGCGCAGCGCGTCCGGCGCCGGCACCGGCTGGTTCAGCTGCTCGAAGGCGTGCGCGATGCTGCCGACGATGCCGATCTCCGAATCGACCAAGGTGCCGTCCAGGTCGAAGAACAGCGGACCGGCGCTCACGCGCCGCGCGCCTGCAATGCGGCCACCGCCGGCAGGGTCTTGCCTTCCAGGAATTCCAGGAACGCGCCGCCGCCGGTGGAGATGTAGCTCACCTGCCCGGCGATGCCGTACTTGTCGACCGCGGCCAGGGTGTCGCCGCCGCCCGCGATGGAGAACGCCGGCGAGGCGGCGATCGCGCGCGCCAGGGTTTCGGTGCCCTGCCCGAACGCGTCGAACTCGAACACGCCGACCGGGCCGTTCCAGACCACGGTGCCGGCCTTGGCGATCAGCTCGGCGTAGTGCGCGGCGGTCTGCGGGCCGATGTCCAGAATCAGGTCGTCGTCGTCCACGTCGGCCAGCGCCTTCACCGTGGCCTGCGCGTCGGGCAGGAACTGCTTGGCCACCACCACGTCGGTGGGCAGCGGGATCGCCGCGCCGCGCGCATTGGCGTCGGCGACGATCTTGCGCGCGGTGTCGAGCAGGTCCGGCTCGCACAGCGACTTGCCGACCGGATAGCCGGCCGCGGCGATGAAGGTGTTGGCGATGCCGCCGCCGACGATCAGCTGCTCGACCTTGTTGACCAGGTTCGACAGCAGCTCCAGCTTGGTCGAGACCTTGCTGCCGGCGACGATCGCCAGCAACGGCTTGGCCGGATGTTCCAGCGCCTTGGCCAGCGCGTCCAGTTCGGCCATCAGCAGCGGGCCGCCGGCCGCCACCGGGGCGAAGCGGATCACGCCGTGGGTGGAGGCCTGGGCGCGGTGCGCGGTGCCGAACGCGTCCATCACGAACACGTCGCACAGCGCCGCGTATTGCTTCGCCAGCGCCTCGTCATCCTTGCCCTCGCCGACGTTCATGCGGCAGTTCTCCAGCAGCACGATCTTGCCCGGCTGCACGTCCACGCCGTCGACCCAATCGCGCAGCAGCGGCACCTCGGTGCCGAGCAGCGCGGCCAGCCGCGCGGCGACCGGCGCCAGCGAATCGGCCTGCGTCCACACGCCTTCCTTGGGCCGGCCCAGGTGCGAGGTCACCATCACCGCCGCGCCCTGCTCCAGCGCGTGGCGCAGCGTCGGCACCGACGCCAGGATGCGCTGCTCGGAAGTGATCTGGCCGTTGTCGTCGATCGGCACGTTCAGGTCTTGCCGGATCAGCACGCGCTTGCCGGACAGGTCGAGATCGGTCATTCGCAGGATGGGCATTGTCGGTTGCTCGCTATCGTGGGGTTGCGGGGGAAGTGAAGCTGCCGCGCAGCATGGGCGTCGCCGCTGCAACGCCCGCTGTCGGCGCGCTCGGCCATCGCGCACCGGCGACGAAAGAAGGGCATTGTCCGGCGTCGGCCGCGCAGCGGCAAATCGGGACGTCGCGCAACGTCGAACGCGCGCGGATGCCGGGCCACGGGCGACAAGCGCGCCCGGGCCGTCATGCAGGGCACAGGCGCGCAGCGCGGCGCCCCAGCCGATCGCTCAGTCCGCGCCGGGCGTGGCCGGCTTGCGCAACAGGCTGAAGGCGAAGCCGACCACGATCAGCGCGCCGCCGACCAGCAGCGCCCACAGCAGCCAGGTCTTCCAGTCGCGCGACGGCGGTGGCGCCTGCAATGCGGCGGCACCGGCCAGCGGCACCGCCGCGCCGAGCGTGGCCGTGGCCGGCGTCCATTGCGGCCCGCGTTGCGTGCGCAGCGCCTGCAGCGTGGTCGCCAGCGGCGCGGCGGCGCGCTGGGTGCGTGCGCTGCCGGCCGCCAGCGAGTACGGCGGCGCGCCCTGGGCCAGGAAGATCAGCGTTTCCGGCTGGTAGCCCAGGCGCAGCGCCGGCCGTTGCCGGCCCGGGTCCTGCGTGGCCAGCAGCCGCCAGTAGCGATCGCGCACCGGTTGCGCCAGGGCCTGCGGCGGCGAGCGGCCGGCGCCGGCACCGACCTGGTAGGCCACCCACGGCCCGGCGCGGTCCTGCCACGGCGCCTCGTCGCTGTCGCGGCTCTGCACGCGCCATTCGATCGCGCTGTTGCCGGGCAGGGCGATGTCGAGCTGCGCGACCGGATAGCGGCCGGGCGAGGCGAAGTCGAAGCTGTGCTGCGCCGGGTCGGCGCGCAATGCATCCAGTTGCTGCCAGTGCCAGTCGGCGGCGGCAGGCGCCGGCGCCAGTTCGGCCTCCACCCCGGTCAGGCGCGGCAGCGGCGGCGACGATAACGGCAGCAGCCGCAGGTAGCGCGCGCGGCTGTCGATGGCGATCCGCAGTTGCTGCAGGCGATTGCCCTGGTTGGCCAGGTCGACCAGCGTCGCTTCCTGCACCAGCATTTCCCAGTCGCGCAGGTCGTCGCTGGCCTCGACCCGGTAGCGCGCCTGCCGCGGCTGCGCATCGGCGGCCCATTGCAGCGACAGCGCGCGCAAGGGCTCGCGCAGCGCGCTGGCGTCGATCAGCCAACCGGCCTCGCTCGCGCCGGTCGGGGTGCTGGCGACGCGCGCGCGGATGCCGCGCACGCTGCCGTCGGCGTCGCGCTCGGCGATCAACTCCAGGTCGTCGGCGCCGCCACCGGCCACCGGCGGCAGCGGAAACCACGGCAGCGGCTGCCGGCGCGGCGTGGTTTCGGCCTGTTCGGCGGCGAACAGCGCGGACGGCAATGCGTCGCCGGCGGCGTTGAACACATCCACGTCGCCCAGCGAGGCGCGATGCGCGCTGCGGTACACCGCATCGTCGAGCTGCACGCGGTAGGCGCCGGCGTCGGCATCCTGCAGGGTCAGCGGCCATTGCTGCGCATAGTCGTCGCGCTGGCTGGCGGCGGATGCCGCGAGCGGCGACAACGCCAGCAACAAGGCCGGAAAGATCAGGCGGTTCATGGATGGGCCTCCTCGGCCGGTTCGGTGGCGCGCGGCGGCGCCGGCGCAAAATAGCCGACCACGGTGCACAGCAGGCCGTAGGCGATGAACGAGGCGATGCCGGCGACGTTGCCGAGATTGCCGCGATCCACCAGCAGCAGCTTGCCCAGCACCACCGCCATCAGCAGTGCGCCGGCCAGCCACAGGCCGCGCTGGCGGCGGCGCGAGCCGAGCACCCAGCCGAGCACGCCGAGCACGCTCCACACCACGGTCAGGCTGGTCTGCGCCACGCCATCGGACAGCAAGCCGCTCCACGGCGCGCCGCTCCAGTAGTGCACTGCGTGCAGGGTCACGCTGGTGATCCACAGGAAACCGCCGCCGGCCAGCAATTGCAGGCGCCAGCCGCGCAGCGCCGCCGGCAGGGTCGGCGACCACAGCCAGCGTGCGGCCAGCGCCAGTACCAGCAGCTGGCTCAGTTCCAGCGGATTGAGCAGCGGCACCCACGGCAGCGGCGCACTGGCGCCGGGCACGAACAGAGTGCACAGCCAGGCCACCCCGAGCAGGCCGAAATAGCTGCCCTGCAGCGCGCTGCGGCAAGGATCGAAGTCCGCCCCCAGCGGCGCGGCCAACCAGCGCCAGCGCAGCAGCGACAGCGCCGCCGCCAGCAGCCACGGCGCCAGCAGCAACGCCCATTGCCAGCCCTCGGCCAGGTCGAAGCGCCGCGCCAGCCACATGCCGAGCAGCGACAGCACCGACGGCCACACCAGCCACCACACGAACTGCGCCGCCTTCGCCACGCCACCGCCGCTGCCGCGCAGGCAGATCAGGCTGCGCACGCCGAGCACCGCGAACAGCGTCCAGGCCCAGGCGCCGTGTCCGGCGAACGGCTGGCCATGCGCATCGGCCTGCAGCGCCGCCAGCGGCAGCGCCAGCAGCAAGCCGCCGAGCGTGGTCGCCGCCAGCGCGCGCGCCGGCCAACGCCGCTGCGCCTCGGCAGCCAGCCAGCCGCTGAGCGCGACGAACGCCAGCCACACATCGGCACGCGCCGCATAGTCGACGAAGCGTCCGATCTCCGCGACCCCGATCCCGCACCACCACGCCAGACCCCACAGGTAATAGGCCAGCGCCGGCATGGCGGCGCCCGCGCGGCGATAGCTCCAGGCACTGGCGAAACCGGCCAGGGCCAGCAGCGCGCCGCTCATGAAGGTCGCGTTGGCCACGGCCTGGGTGTCCTGCCAGGCCGCATCCAGCCCCAGCACGAAGCCGATCGCCGCGGCCAGCTGCAGGCCGGCGCCGCTGAACTGCGGCAACCAGCGCCGCTGCCGCAGCCCCAGCCACACCAGCGCCGCGCCTTCCAGCGCGAAGATGCTGGCGGTGGCGCGCGCGGACAGCGCCAACGGCACCGCCAGGGTGGCGAAACCGACCGCCAGCAGCGCGTAGGCCTGACCGAGCACCTCGAAGCGGGTACGCCGGATCAGCGCCGCGGCCAGCAGCGCGTAGATCGCCGCCAGGCCCAGCGCGCACAGCGCCAGCGCCAGGCCGTCGCCGCGCAGCAGCCCGGCCTGCAGCGAGAACGCGACCAGCGGCGTGCCGAACACCAGGCTGCCGTCGACCAGGTTGCCGCGCGTGGCCGGCTGGCGCCGCGCGTACAGGATCGGGATCAACAGGTAGAAGGCGAAGAACAGCAGCAGGAACGGCTCGGTGCTGGCGAATTTCGCCGGCTGGTACTGCAGCACGCCCCACAGCGTGCCGATGCCGAAGGTGAAACCGAACCCGAGCAGGTTGAGCACCCGCCACGGCCGGTACCAGGCGATCGCGAACACCGCCGCGTTCAGCACCGCGTAGTAGGAGAACAGGCCGACATGGTTGCCGCTGCCGGTGGACAGCCAGATCGGCGCCAGGAACCCGGCCAGCGTGGCCAGCACCGCCAGCGTGCGCGATTCCTGCACCACCGCCAGCACGCACATGCTGGCCACCAGCACGATGCTCAGCGCGAATGCGGCGCCGGCGGGGATCAGCGCCGACAGCTTGAACGCGGCGAACACGGTCAGCAGCAGCACGCCGATCGCACCACCCTGCAGGGCCAGCGCGAAGCTGCGCTTGCGTTCGCGCTGGCGCCAGCCGAAGCCCAGCCCGGCCAGCGCCGCGGCGGCGATGCCGGCGTAGCGCAGCTCGATCGGCATCCGCAGCCAGCCCTGGTCGCCGGCGTACTTGAGCAACGCGGCGACACCGGCGAGCAACACCAGCATGCCGATCTTGACCGGCACGTTG
This sequence is a window from Xanthomonas sp. CFBP 8443. Protein-coding genes within it:
- a CDS encoding DUF2339 domain-containing protein, coding for MEALIVLVVVAVLAVPVLLIVLLVSLSGVRRRVAVLELQLAHLRGAAPRAAQADSEAEAEFDAGFEQRDAAEGPVFVTAPVAIAPAAPTPPPLPPQFATRASAVRDVADTDADTAAAPAPETYVPQGPGPLERLLAGAKRWFTEGNVPVKIGMLVLLAGVAALLKYAGDQGWLRMPIELRYAGIAAAALAGLGFGWRQRERKRSFALALQGGAIGVLLLTVFAAFKLSALIPAGAAFALSIVLVASMCVLAVVQESRTLAVLATLAGFLAPIWLSTGSGNHVGLFSYYAVLNAAVFAIAWYRPWRVLNLLGFGFTFGIGTLWGVLQYQPAKFASTEPFLLLFFAFYLLIPILYARRQPATRGNLVDGSLVFGTPLVAFSLQAGLLRGDGLALALCALGLAAIYALLAAALIRRTRFEVLGQAYALLAVGFATLAVPLALSARATASIFALEGAALVWLGLRQRRWLPQFSGAGLQLAAAIGFVLGLDAAWQDTQAVANATFMSGALLALAGFASAWSYRRAGAAMPALAYYLWGLAWWCGIGVAEIGRFVDYAARADVWLAFVALSGWLAAEAQRRWPARALAATTLGGLLLALPLAALQADAHGQPFAGHGAWAWTLFAVLGVRSLICLRGSGGGVAKAAQFVWWLVWPSVLSLLGMWLARRFDLAEGWQWALLLAPWLLAAALSLLRWRWLAAPLGADFDPCRSALQGSYFGLLGVAWLCTLFVPGASAPLPWVPLLNPLELSQLLVLALAARWLWSPTLPAALRGWRLQLLAGGGFLWITSVTLHAVHYWSGAPWSGLLSDGVAQTSLTVVWSVLGVLGWVLGSRRRQRGLWLAGALLMAVVLGKLLLVDRGNLGNVAGIASFIAYGLLCTVVGYFAPAPPRATEPAEEAHP
- a CDS encoding HAD-IA family hydrolase; translation: MSAGPLFFDLDGTLVDSEIGIVGSIAHAFEQLNQPVPAPDALRAWIGPPLRDSFHAHFDDPALVEQALALYRQRYDERGWREHTVFPEIGAAVEALAAAGHRMAVVTSKNERFARRIVETLPFAAHFEEVVGASDDGQRRFKPDLIAEALRRLALQPAQCVMIGDRRMDIEGANHHGMRSVGVLWGFGDEAELRQAGASALAQVPGQLLALVG
- a CDS encoding phosphoglycerate kinase, producing MPILRMTDLDLSGKRVLIRQDLNVPIDDNGQITSEQRILASVPTLRHALEQGAAVMVTSHLGRPKEGVWTQADSLAPVAARLAALLGTEVPLLRDWVDGVDVQPGKIVLLENCRMNVGEGKDDEALAKQYAALCDVFVMDAFGTAHRAQASTHGVIRFAPVAAGGPLLMAELDALAKALEHPAKPLLAIVAGSKVSTKLELLSNLVNKVEQLIVGGGIANTFIAAAGYPVGKSLCEPDLLDTARKIVADANARGAAIPLPTDVVVAKQFLPDAQATVKALADVDDDDLILDIGPQTAAHYAELIAKAGTVVWNGPVGVFEFDAFGQGTETLARAIAASPAFSIAGGGDTLAAVDKYGIAGQVSYISTGGGAFLEFLEGKTLPAVAALQARGA
- a CDS encoding DUF3999 domain-containing protein, which produces MNRLIFPALLLALSPLAASAASQRDDYAQQWPLTLQDADAGAYRVQLDDAVYRSAHRASLGDVDVFNAAGDALPSALFAAEQAETTPRRQPLPWFPLPPVAGGGADDLELIAERDADGSVRGIRARVASTPTGASEAGWLIDASALREPLRALSLQWAADAQPRQARYRVEASDDLRDWEMLVQEATLVDLANQGNRLQQLRIAIDSRARYLRLLPLSSPPLPRLTGVEAELAPAPAAADWHWQQLDALRADPAQHSFDFASPGRYPVAQLDIALPGNSAIEWRVQSRDSDEAPWQDRAGPWVAYQVGAGAGRSPPQALAQPVRDRYWRLLATQDPGRQRPALRLGYQPETLIFLAQGAPPYSLAAGSARTQRAAAPLATTLQALRTQRGPQWTPATATLGAAVPLAGAAALQAPPPSRDWKTWLLWALLVGGALIVVGFAFSLLRKPATPGAD